TCGGCGACAGTTGCGCGCCCACGCCTTGCCAGTACGACAGGCGGTCTTGGGCAATGCGCAGACCTTCTTCACCTTCCGTGGCGAGCGGGTTATAAAAACCCACGCGCTCGATGAAACGGCCGTCACGGCGATTGCGCGAATCGGTCGCAACGATGTTGAAGAACGGGCGATTCTTGGAGCCACCGCGGGCCAGACGGATCACGACCATGGATCTTTTCCTTGAAAAACTGGGTATGCGTACAGAGAAACATGCAAGTATAGCGCAGTTTTCCAGACCAAACAAACACTTAGACCAGGCGCGCCGCCGTACCGGACACTCCGCGTGGCGCGCACGGTACGGACGGTGGGCCATTGTGCTGGCGGCGTGGCTTGGATGCGTGCTGCCCGCTGCCGCCGGGCTCCCCGTCGAAACGCTGCGCGTGCCGCCCGGCTTCCGGGTCGAGCTGCTCACCGAGGCGATGCCGTCGGCACGCGAGATGGCGCTGTCGCCGGTCGGCATCCTGTACGTCGGCAGCCGCACGGGCAAAGTCTATGCGCTGCCACTGCAGGTGCCAGGCGCGACCGTGCGGGTGGTCGCCTCGGGACTGGAGCAGCCGGTGGGCGTCGCCTGGCGCGACGGGAGCCTGTATGTGTCC
The sequence above is a segment of the Ralstonia nicotianae genome. Coding sequences within it:
- the rpsP gene encoding 30S ribosomal protein S16; the protein is MVVIRLARGGSKNRPFFNIVATDSRNRRDGRFIERVGFYNPLATEGEEGLRIAQDRLSYWQGVGAQLSPTVARLVKQGAKKAAA